In the bacterium genome, one interval contains:
- a CDS encoding TraB/GumN family protein — translation MDTPETNSPQDVHVVQSDGRQVIVVGTAHISQESVEQVRETIEREQPDQVCIELDERRFEALSKPQRFESLDLRQVIHDKQLATLMMNLLLSAYQRTLGLKLGVKPGSELMEAAKVAQANDIPISLVDRDVRITLRRAWQALSWWHKAMLLSSLLGGMFEKQDLDEDDLRELRKEDVLSRMMAELGDAFPGLKSVLIDERDTYLAERIRQTEGDKLVAVVGAGHVQGMLEALRADDRPDLGVLEDMPESSGIWKWIGWGIPAVILGSILFIGYRQGAAAAGENLLFWVLANGIPAALGAVISLGHPATIVSAFCAAPVTSLTPVIGAGYVTAFVQTYFKPPLVREFPTLWDDLASPSGWWRNRLLRIFLVFILTTLGSMIGTWVGGAQILSNLFP, via the coding sequence ATCGACACGCCCGAGACCAACTCACCCCAGGATGTCCACGTCGTCCAGAGTGATGGGCGCCAGGTCATCGTCGTCGGCACGGCACACATCTCCCAGGAATCCGTCGAGCAGGTTCGCGAGACGATCGAGCGGGAGCAGCCGGATCAGGTCTGCATCGAGCTCGACGAACGCCGCTTCGAAGCCCTTTCGAAGCCCCAGCGTTTCGAATCCCTCGATTTGCGGCAGGTCATCCACGACAAGCAGCTGGCCACGCTGATGATGAATCTGCTGCTCTCGGCGTATCAACGCACGCTCGGCTTGAAGCTCGGCGTCAAGCCGGGCAGCGAGCTGATGGAAGCAGCAAAGGTCGCGCAGGCGAATGACATTCCGATCTCGTTGGTCGACCGGGATGTGCGCATCACCCTGCGCCGGGCCTGGCAGGCGCTCAGCTGGTGGCATAAAGCGATGCTGCTCTCCTCGCTGCTCGGCGGGATGTTCGAGAAGCAGGACCTCGATGAAGACGACCTGCGGGAGTTGCGAAAGGAGGACGTACTCTCGCGCATGATGGCCGAACTGGGCGATGCGTTCCCGGGCCTGAAGAGCGTATTGATCGACGAGCGCGATACCTACCTGGCCGAACGCATCCGCCAGACCGAAGGCGACAAGCTCGTTGCGGTGGTCGGCGCCGGACACGTGCAGGGGATGCTCGAAGCCTTGCGCGCGGACGATCGGCCGGACCTCGGGGTCCTCGAAGACATGCCCGAGAGCTCCGGCATCTGGAAATGGATCGGCTGGGGGATCCCCGCGGTGATCCTCGGTTCCATCCTGTTCATCGGCTACCGGCAGGGAGCAGCAGCGGCGGGCGAGAACCTCCTCTTCTGGGTACTGGCCAACGGTATCCCGGCGGCCCTTGGTGCGGTGATTTCCCTGGGCCACCCGGCCACCATCGTATCGGCCTTCTGCGCCGCACCGGTGACGAGCCTGACGCCGGTGATCGGCGCCGGCTACGTCACCGCCTTCGTGCAGACCTACTTCAAACCGCCCCTCGTCAGGGAGTTCCCGACCCTTTGGGACGATCTGGCCAGTCCGAGTGGTTGGTGGCGCAACCGCCTGCTCCGAATCTTCCTCGTCTTCATCCTGACCACCCTCGGCAGCATGATCGGCACCTGGGTCGGTGGCGCCCAGATCCTCTCCAACCTCTTCCCCTAG
- a CDS encoding PspC domain-containing protein: MPIKKPGLQRSREQRLVAGVCGGLAEWLGWNATLVRVLFFLVSVGSAAFPGIIVYVVMWVLMPEREDESWETLGQRRGRSEVPL; this comes from the coding sequence ATGCCGATCAAGAAGCCCGGACTGCAGCGCTCCCGTGAACAGCGCCTGGTAGCGGGCGTTTGTGGCGGCCTGGCGGAGTGGCTCGGCTGGAATGCAACCCTGGTACGGGTGCTCTTCTTTCTCGTCTCCGTGGGCTCGGCTGCGTTCCCCGGCATCATCGTCTACGTGGTCATGTGGGTACTGATGCCCGAGCGGGAAGACGAGAGCTGGGAAACGCTGGGCCAACGCCGCGGGCGCAGCGAAGTGCCGCTCTAG